One window from the genome of Pedococcus badiiscoriae encodes:
- a CDS encoding alpha/beta fold hydrolase, whose amino-acid sequence MLLSHDDDGSGPAVLLLHAGVADRRMWDPLVPGLSHMFRVIRPDLRGFGDSAQPGEQYADADDLDALLDSLGVGSAAVVGSSYGGRVAMELATAHPARVSSLVLLGPGYRGLQPSEEDAPALEAYGDAEERLLEAGDLAGAVALTVDTWVGPEAGPEVRELVATMQRRAYEVQLAADAQDPPPSTRRVEVDPTALAVDTLVVSGAHDLGHFRAIAAHLATQIPGADHVELDWAGHLPSLERPDAVLALLLDVLRDDPTVHAP is encoded by the coding sequence GTGCTGCTCTCCCATGACGACGACGGTTCCGGTCCCGCCGTCCTGCTGCTCCACGCCGGAGTCGCCGACCGGCGCATGTGGGACCCCCTCGTCCCCGGGCTGAGCCACATGTTCCGGGTGATCCGCCCCGACCTGCGAGGGTTCGGAGACTCCGCTCAACCGGGTGAGCAGTATGCCGATGCCGACGACCTCGACGCCCTTCTCGACTCGCTGGGGGTGGGTAGCGCGGCCGTCGTCGGCTCCTCCTACGGAGGCCGCGTGGCCATGGAGCTCGCGACGGCCCACCCCGCGCGCGTGTCGTCCCTCGTCCTGCTGGGCCCCGGCTACCGCGGACTGCAGCCCTCGGAGGAGGACGCGCCCGCCCTGGAGGCCTATGGCGACGCGGAGGAGCGCCTCCTCGAGGCGGGAGACCTCGCGGGAGCGGTCGCCCTGACCGTGGACACCTGGGTGGGACCGGAGGCCGGGCCCGAGGTCCGCGAGCTCGTTGCGACGATGCAGCGGCGTGCCTACGAGGTCCAGCTGGCGGCCGACGCCCAGGACCCGCCTCCCTCGACGCGTCGGGTCGAGGTCGACCCGACGGCGCTTGCGGTCGACACGCTCGTCGTCTCCGGCGCGCACGACCTCGGCCACTTCCGTGCCATCGCCGCCCACCTCGCCACGCAGATCCCGGGGGCGGACCACGTCGAGCTCGACTGGGCCGGCCACCTGCCGTCCCTCGAGCGACCCGACGCCGTGCTGGCCCTGCTGCTCGACGTGCTGCGCGACGACCCCACCGTGCACGCGCCCTGA
- the rsmD gene encoding 16S rRNA (guanine(966)-N(2))-methyltransferase RsmD, which yields MTRIISGRAGSMRLATPAGSGTRPTSDRVREALFSRLEHLEVLIGARVVDLYAGSGALGLEAASRGASTVLLVESDKAAAKVTKQNAGALGIPGITVRHATVQRVLSVGPPEPQTLVFLDPPYELGEDALAADLGALVDQQWLDPEALVVVERSSRSPEPAWPQELELEGERRYGETKIWFAGPRTPDVVA from the coding sequence GTGACGCGGATCATCAGCGGGCGAGCCGGAAGCATGCGGCTGGCGACCCCGGCAGGCTCGGGCACCCGGCCCACCAGCGACCGGGTCCGGGAGGCGCTCTTCTCGCGCCTCGAGCACCTCGAGGTGTTGATCGGTGCGCGGGTCGTCGACCTGTATGCCGGGTCGGGCGCCCTCGGTCTCGAAGCCGCAAGCCGGGGCGCGTCCACGGTGCTGCTCGTGGAGTCCGACAAGGCCGCAGCGAAGGTGACCAAACAGAACGCGGGAGCACTCGGCATACCCGGGATCACGGTGCGGCACGCCACGGTGCAGCGCGTCCTGTCCGTGGGGCCGCCGGAGCCGCAGACGCTGGTCTTCCTGGACCCGCCGTACGAGCTCGGCGAGGACGCCCTGGCCGCAGACCTCGGGGCGCTCGTCGACCAGCAGTGGCTGGACCCCGAGGCGCTCGTGGTCGTCGAGCGGTCCTCGCGCTCACCGGAACCGGCCTGGCCGCAGGAGCTCGAGCTCGAGGGCGAGAGGCGCTACGGCGAGACCAAGATCTGGTTCGCGGGGCCGCGCACCCCCGACGTGGTCGCCTGA